The Deltaproteobacteria bacterium genomic sequence TTTCACCGTGTCTCGGTAGTAAAGCGACATTTTTACCATCAAGACCGGTAAAGAAATACCACCCACCCGTTTTCAGATCATGCCAAGCCTCCCCGGTCACGTGTTTCCCTTTAAGCCTGATTCCGGCCTGTAAGATCTCATAATCACCTTCTTCCTTTGGAATTCCATAAACACGCGCCTGTCTTCTCCGACCATCTTCACACTCCACCATCTGTTTTTTCATGTCTCCCTCCTTCTTCTACATAATTGGAAGTAACTGACAAAACAGCATCCTGCTCGCCAGACAAACACCCAAAGCTTATGCCTAAGACCCTGATAGTAGGAGTCATCTGGGGCAACGTCTCTTTTCCCAAGTGGTATACATCTCTTTTTCCCTTTTGCATCCTTGAATAGTCCGGGCGATTGATGCGGCCCCCTCACTCAGGCGACATTACGTGGAATATTCAGACGCTGCACGCTCGGGAGCATTATTATTTTTTAATTTGCCCAGCCCCTTGGTTAGCTCCATCAAAACGCCGAGGCCTGCCTTGACTTCCTTTCCGGAGCAGGCCGAGAAAAAGCCTAAGGGTCCGACGTCTTTGGAGGTCGTCAGATCCACTTGACCCGGCAGGTCTGCCATCTTCTCAAAAAAAGCTATGGTCTGCGGGTCTGTCAGTTTCTTGGCCAGGCCGAGCAGGGTGACAACGCCGTCACCGATCTCCTCGATGTCCTCTGGCGTGTAGGCCGCTGCGATCTTGGCGCGGACCTCCAACATGGCCTGAATAACGCGGAATACGCCCCTCTGCTCCAGATCATCCAGGTAATTTATTATCTGGGGCACGGTTGATTTAAGTAAGGGCTCTAAGGTGGTGACGAAGTCAATGATGTTTTCCAGTTGATTCATGGCGTAGGTGATGTTACGCACGCTTCTAAGCATCCGCTTAATCATCACTAACAGATCTTCCACCTGGAAACCGGATTCTACGTCCTCAAGCTCTTTGATCATTAGTTGAATGGCAT encodes the following:
- a CDS encoding DUF1641 domain-containing protein, translated to MTNEELIMERLDHIEAQLAPLAKSIKGINEFKEDLTPLANNAIQLMIKELEDVESGFQVEDLLVMIKRMLRSVRNITYAMNQLENIIDFVTTLEPLLKSTVPQIINYLDDLEQRGVFRVIQAMLEVRAKIAAAYTPEDIEEIGDGVVTLLGLAKKLTDPQTIAFFEKMADLPGQVDLTTSKDVGPLGFFSACSGKEVKAGLGVLMELTKGLGKLKNNNAPERAASEYST